The nucleotide sequence TAATACAAATCCTTTTGAAAAAGGATTTTCTTTGACAGTTGTAACACCCGAGCTGATGTCTGATGTGTGGTTCTCTTGTCAGgtgattgtgagccagctgagCCTGGTGTCCCACAAGGTGGTTTGCTCTCCATACCAGTGGGAGTACCCCTACCTGCTGAGCATAATTCCCACAGTCTTCAGCTTCTCGGCTTTCCCCCGCAACAACATAAGCTACTTGGTGATCTCCATGATCAGCGGCGGGCTGTTCTGCATCGCCCCTCTGATCTACGGCAGCATGGAAATGTTCCCCGTGGCACACCAGCTCTACCGGCACGGCAAATCGTACCGCTTCATCTTCGGCTTCGCCGCCGTGACCGTCATGTACCTGGTGATCATCATCGCTGTGCAGGTGCACGTCTGGCAGATCTACTACAGCAAGAAGCTGCTGGACCAGTGGTTCACCAGCACGCAGGACAAGAAGAAGAATAAATGAGTCTGCCCGAAGCACAGACTGAGAGAAGAGACTCTCAAAAGTATTCCtctttttctatatttatatttgaCAGTGATGACATCATTGTTGATACAAAAAAAATACTGGACTTCTGCTGCCATCACTCAGTACATTAAAGGATAACAGGTGGAGTCTGGGACCCCCCCCTCTAGATTTTAGACTGCCTATCTCTTTACACTTACTGTTGGTATAGTGTTATGTGCTTGTATTGCAGAGTTAAGAGCTTCATTCATAACATTTCAACTTTGACCTTCAGAGTCCCTGCAGCGTTTTCTCCTGGTGGAAATGTCTCTCCTGGCTCCGCCCCTAATCCTCCACTGAACTGTAAACGCCTTGTGTTTGTACCTCGTTATTTCAGGTACCGACAGTGTAACACACCAGGTCTAACTGGAAGAAGACTGTGATGACATGTAAGGTAATGTTTTGGAAACAAATAAAAATTCAAATATGATTGTAAGATCGGTTGTGGGCTCACTAAGGCTTTTTTGGGGTTCTGTCACTGGTGCAAACATTCTCTTTGCCTTGTTTGTTTATGCAACACAGCCTTCACtctttccgtgtgtgtgtgtgtgtgtgtgtgtgtgtgtgtgtgtgtgtgtgtgtgtgtgtgtgtgtgtgtgtgtgtggtaaaaACAAGACAGGTCAATGTACTCATGTTTTTTTCAAGACGATTTATAAGTGTCAATCATTTTAGATCAACTGTTTTTTTAGGAAATAAACTTAAGATCAGATGAGAGAAATCTTTGATACCCAGCGTTTAAATTCAGTACATTGATTTATATTGCAACCTTCATCTGATGGTATCAAACATTTTCAGAAGAACATCAAATTTAAGAAAGTTGAAAAATATCAGACTATTtcacaataaataaaaacattgtaTCTACATTATTTTTACTGTATTATCACACCAAAAAGACAACTTCAAAATA is from Pseudochaenichthys georgianus chromosome 2, fPseGeo1.2, whole genome shotgun sequence and encodes:
- the jagn1b gene encoding protein jagunal homolog 1-B, encoding MASRAGPRASGTDGSDFQHREKVASHYQMSVALKSEIRKLNIVHVLIWVLMAAQVIVSQLSLVSHKVVCSPYQWEYPYLLSIIPTVFSFSAFPRNNISYLVISMISGGLFCIAPLIYGSMEMFPVAHQLYRHGKSYRFIFGFAAVTVMYLVIIIAVQVHVWQIYYSKKLLDQWFTSTQDKKKNK